In Osmerus mordax isolate fOsmMor3 chromosome 24, fOsmMor3.pri, whole genome shotgun sequence, the following are encoded in one genomic region:
- the si:ch211-12e13.12 gene encoding uncharacterized protein si:ch211-12e13.12, translated as MVSEDNHRNAQAVQRATDKYMKKHRKGESTLHLSSPTGGSRVRVYDDCQRVAYEVFPGGAHPTENGARSKGPDALGQVGSPNGGGKAPCPSDGVPNGGGQRDIRDQRFLKDSLSTLTCDTTSQTCSGAEDNSTEAHETLTETSTLTFVDAHTADESGEMRCILGVGVHVKEFVLIDDDDDGDMSLREKTVTDMSIMDGNAADLVCGRLLSISSGSLSESKEENPPPQTSPVTETETPGKQQRCCFCAIL; from the exons ATGGTTTCTGAAGACAATCATCGCAACGCCCAAGCAG TCCAGCGTGCCACAGACAAGTACATGAAGAaacacaggaagggagagagcaccctccacctctcttccccgACAGGGGGGAGCAGAGTGAGAGTGTATGACGACTGTCAGAGGGTGGCATATGAGGTGTTCCCAGGCGGTGCCCACCCCACGGAGAACGGTGCCCGCTCCAAGGGGCCCGACGCCCTGGGCCAGGTCGGCAGCCCGAACGGCGGAGGGAAGGCGCCCTGTCCATCAGACGGAGTCCCGAACGGCGGAGGCCAAAGAGACATAAGAGACCAGAGATTTCTAAAGGACTCCCTATCCACCCTGACATGTGACACGACCAGTCAGACCTGCTCCGGCGCAGAGGACAACTCCACGGAGGCGCACGAGACTCTCACGGAGACCTCCACCTTGACCTTCGTGGACGCCCACACCGCCGACGAGTCGGGGGAGATGCGTTGCATTCTGGGAGTCGGAGTCCACGTCAAGGAGTTTGTCCTCatcgacgacgacgacgacggcGACATGTCGCTGAGGGAGAAGACGGTGACGGACATGTCCATCATGGACGGCAACGCGGCCGACCTGGTGTGCGGCCGACTGCTGTCCATCTCCAGCGGCTCGCTCTCCGAGAGCAAGGAGGAGAATCCGCCTCCCCAGACCTCCCCTGTTACGGAAACAGAGACCCCAGGCAAACAGCAGCGCTGTTGTTTTTGTGCCATACTGTGA
- the LOC136932492 gene encoding immediate early response 3-interacting protein 1: MAFTLYSLIQAAILCVNAVSVLHEERFLSKIGWGVDQSVGGFGDEPGIKVQLMNLIRSVRTVMRVPLIAVNSVCIVLLLLFG, encoded by the exons ATGGCTTTTACATTGTATTCGCTTATCCAGGCAGCGATTTTGTGTGTTAATGCGGTCTCCGTATTACACGAAGAAAGATTTTTAAGTAAAA TTGGATGGGGTGTGGACCAAAGTGTAGGAGGATTTGGAGATGAACCAGGAATCAAAGTGCAGCTCATGAACCTTATCcgctctgtgaggactgtgatgaGAG TACCCTTGATAGCAGTGAATTCTGTCTGCATTGTTTTATTACTACTATTTggttga